One segment of Vulcanisaeta thermophila DNA contains the following:
- a CDS encoding Ig-like domain-containing protein yields the protein MIHVVMALILAFGLLHSVDPPPITVYNITWYYGAYPEGVYNGSVVYVGPGISSNVTVIINYQGQLPTNVTYKLAIGKYVINGVGALSPGINTINITTPALNQGYYNASLTISSQLLGFTENYVFSVNVTKPVLMVNVNKTTVYSGVPQSLNLHVTNGTPIPITYASILISTENSHVSPQELSLKPPGTLAITITPGSYNLKNAFLTLEITYVDAGGYQWVENETLVFNVVETPVKVSVNASGTVTYGNYLPISIMATTPVGPLAGQSMNIYVDGNYITTVVTNTNGQVNYKLPVNFNVGYHTLTVVFLNTTYFKPATVNYTFIVIPGTVQIIPYVNSTEITYGESVNIKVTLSPQISSGTLTIGYVLNGQSVSIGGYTPVNGVVDITWTPPQAGTYIITLYYSNPPNYLPSSYNLTLIVNKAPCTLTITTSGNLTVLHMVSIISLMKPAVVNAPITLLIKGVNETMTTTINVNSTGYAVYTFIPLLPGEYTVYAQWGGNINYNACSASLGFVISKASSLTNVHVSSNVAVVGDYLSITVDVLSDIPANYVYGNVTVVLRNISNNSTKVFIIPLSNARASVRIPLTSPGTYEVMGIYGGNTYVLQSMSAGVYINVMPGILGIPWYVLLAYVAPLVLGIFIGIALNRYLRQST from the coding sequence GTGATACACGTAGTAATGGCATTGATACTAGCCTTCGGACTACTACACAGTGTGGATCCTCCCCCCATCACCGTGTATAACATCACCTGGTACTACGGTGCATACCCAGAGGGTGTGTATAATGGCTCCGTGGTCTACGTGGGGCCTGGTATCAGTAGTAATGTTACGGTAATCATTAACTACCAGGGGCAATTACCAACCAACGTAACGTATAAGTTAGCCATAGGTAAGTACGTGATTAATGGCGTGGGCGCTCTAAGCCCCGGCATTAACACAATAAACATAACAACACCGGCACTTAACCAGGGCTACTACAATGCATCGCTCACCATAAGCTCCCAACTCCTGGGGTTCACGGAAAACTACGTATTCTCCGTAAACGTGACAAAGCCCGTATTGATGGTGAACGTTAACAAAACCACCGTGTACAGTGGGGTCCCCCAGAGCCTCAATCTCCACGTGACCAATGGTACCCCAATACCCATTACCTACGCATCCATATTAATTAGTACCGAGAACTCCCACGTGAGCCCCCAGGAATTATCACTGAAACCCCCAGGCACGCTAGCCATAACCATAACGCCGGGGTCGTACAACCTTAAAAACGCGTTTCTAACCCTCGAGATTACGTACGTGGATGCCGGGGGCTACCAATGGGTGGAGAATGAAACCCTAGTCTTTAATGTGGTGGAAACCCCAGTTAAGGTCTCTGTGAACGCCAGCGGTACCGTCACATACGGTAATTACCTACCAATAAGTATAATGGCAACCACACCCGTGGGCCCCCTGGCCGGCCAATCCATGAATATTTACGTGGATGGCAACTACATAACCACGGTGGTCACGAACACCAATGGTCAGGTTAATTATAAATTGCCCGTTAACTTCAACGTGGGTTACCACACGCTAACCGTGGTTTTCCTAAACACCACGTACTTTAAACCGGCCACTGTTAATTACACATTCATAGTAATACCGGGCACCGTGCAGATAATACCCTACGTAAACTCCACGGAGATAACCTACGGGGAGTCAGTAAACATTAAGGTGACATTGTCACCGCAGATCTCCAGCGGTACCCTGACAATTGGTTATGTGCTGAATGGGCAGTCGGTATCCATAGGTGGTTATACCCCGGTTAATGGTGTTGTGGATATAACATGGACACCACCGCAGGCTGGTACGTACATAATAACCCTGTACTACTCAAACCCACCGAATTACCTACCCAGCTCCTACAACCTAACACTAATCGTTAACAAGGCCCCCTGCACCCTAACAATAACCACCAGCGGTAACTTAACGGTGCTTCACATGGTGAGTATAATAAGCCTCATGAAGCCCGCCGTTGTTAACGCCCCAATAACCCTATTAATCAAGGGTGTTAACGAGACCATGACCACAACCATCAATGTGAACTCCACCGGTTATGCGGTGTACACATTCATACCACTACTACCTGGCGAGTACACGGTATACGCCCAGTGGGGTGGTAATATTAATTACAATGCATGCAGTGCGAGTTTGGGTTTCGTAATAAGTAAGGCATCATCACTCACCAACGTCCACGTGAGCAGTAACGTGGCGGTGGTTGGGGATTACCTGAGCATTACCGTGGATGTGCTATCCGACATACCGGCAAATTACGTTTATGGCAACGTGACCGTGGTGCTGAGGAATATTTCCAACAATTCCACCAAGGTATTCATAATCCCCCTGAGCAATGCCAGGGCCAGTGTTAGGATTCCCTTAACTTCCCCAGGGACTTACGAGGTAATGGGCATTTATGGTGGGAATACGTACGTCCTACAATCAATGAGCGCGGGGGTTTACATAAACGTGATGCCTGGGATTCTTGGCATACCGTGGTACGTACTCCTGGCCTACGTAGCACCGCTGGTGCTGGGTATATTCATAGGGATTGCCCTTAATAGGTACCTTCGTCAATCAACCTAA
- a CDS encoding tRNA (N(6)-L-threonylcarbamoyladenosine(37)-C(2))-methylthiotransferase has translation MVNFTVITFGCWLNKADSDLIITRLRDQGWLYVEDVESADYVIVNTCAVREEAERNELKLLRELSVKYPGKKVIVSGCLTRVRPASIKDAAPNAILVTSHGNEVMDEVLRRGGDVHIIDERPMKYLPRYMPELHGHRYVVPIQVGCLGNCTFCVTKIGRMGFGRVKSYSMDDVVNAVRDAVRRGAREIYLTGQEVSAYGHDRGYDLVDLLERLLREVDGRYMVRLGMMEPLELSRFIDRLLDVVKGDWRVYRFFHIPVQSGSDKVLRLMRRKYTVDLFRELVTRIRREFPEATVATDIIVGHPGEEDDDFWASVNLVRELGIDKVNLARYSRRPFTEAAYMDQVPEPVKKERSKIATEVFSQVALERNKLFIGRVLWGIVSEVDFKGENYVVRTYNYKPVAVKRADLGAFVKVTPREATSQRLIGDLVESEELNVKYRLDYRITEGLDMV, from the coding sequence ATGGTTAATTTCACGGTGATAACCTTTGGTTGCTGGTTGAATAAGGCGGACAGCGACTTAATAATCACTAGACTCAGGGATCAGGGCTGGCTCTACGTGGAGGATGTGGAGAGTGCTGATTATGTCATTGTTAATACGTGCGCCGTTAGGGAGGAGGCAGAGAGGAATGAGTTGAAGCTCCTTAGGGAATTGAGCGTTAAGTACCCAGGTAAGAAGGTAATCGTGAGCGGTTGCCTAACCAGGGTTAGACCAGCGTCTATAAAGGACGCAGCCCCCAATGCAATACTCGTTACTTCCCACGGTAATGAGGTGATGGATGAGGTGCTGAGGAGGGGTGGTGACGTGCACATTATTGATGAGAGGCCCATGAAGTACCTGCCCCGCTACATGCCCGAGCTCCATGGGCATAGGTACGTGGTCCCAATACAGGTGGGTTGCCTTGGTAACTGCACCTTTTGCGTCACTAAGATTGGCAGGATGGGCTTTGGAAGGGTTAAGAGTTATTCCATGGACGATGTGGTGAACGCCGTTAGGGATGCCGTGAGGAGGGGCGCCAGGGAGATTTACCTAACGGGCCAAGAGGTGAGTGCCTACGGGCATGACAGGGGCTACGACTTGGTGGATCTTCTTGAGAGGTTGCTTAGGGAGGTTGATGGTAGGTACATGGTTAGGCTTGGGATGATGGAGCCCCTGGAACTGAGCAGGTTCATAGATAGGTTGCTTGACGTGGTGAAGGGTGATTGGAGGGTTTACAGGTTCTTCCACATACCAGTCCAGAGCGGTAGTGATAAGGTGCTTAGGCTAATGAGGAGGAAGTACACCGTGGACCTCTTCAGGGAGTTGGTGACCAGGATTAGGAGGGAGTTTCCAGAGGCCACGGTGGCCACGGACATAATAGTGGGGCATCCTGGGGAGGAGGATGATGACTTCTGGGCCAGTGTGAACCTAGTGAGGGAGTTGGGCATTGACAAGGTTAACCTGGCTAGGTACAGCCGTAGACCCTTCACAGAGGCCGCGTACATGGATCAGGTGCCCGAGCCCGTGAAGAAGGAGAGGAGTAAGATAGCCACTGAGGTGTTCAGTCAAGTGGCCCTGGAGAGGAATAAGCTCTTCATTGGTAGGGTGTTATGGGGCATTGTTAGTGAGGTGGATTTCAAGGGTGAGAATTACGTGGTTAGGACGTACAATTACAAACCAGTAGCCGTTAAGAGGGCTGATTTGGGGGCCTTCGTTAAGGTCACGCCCAGGGAGGCCACATCACAGAGGTTAATTGGAGATCTTGTGGAGTCCGAGGAGTTGAATGTTAAGTATAGACTTGATTATAGGATTACCGAGGGCTTGGACATGGTTTAA
- a CDS encoding ABC transporter permease — protein sequence MNLRILLTLSLRNIKSRRTRFILTMLAIVYSVALMITLETLTYGFRVAIISEVRNILPTDLMVYSSSIAIPQEVTSIIAKLPHVSYVVPAIILSTAQVDGVPVTVIGIPNQYFTYFEVRMVSGSLPMASGEAIVQDTLLSKLNMTLGDTIYVITYTSIQGGTEVVPLKVTGTFSSILGGFLGFHLNMIVTSLSTLQNDLSDEGFVNAIFIKLTEDNPVYLNQLATALSQYFPNADVYEQSSVLSSISNAISMVNLFFIVIIILSLVVTGLSVANTAMMNVRERVREIGILKALGASNSQVVALFLIEILIMSAMGSALGIALGIMGAYLARYIMIHLNIPIIIPVILLPNLYAYSLVIALATSMVASIPSLVSIIRIRPMEVLRIE from the coding sequence ATGAACCTAAGGATTCTGCTTACTCTTTCGCTCAGGAATATTAAGTCAAGAAGGACCAGGTTCATACTGACCATGCTTGCCATAGTGTACAGCGTGGCCCTTATGATAACCCTAGAAACCCTAACCTACGGGTTTAGGGTTGCCATCATAAGTGAGGTTAGGAATATACTGCCCACGGACCTCATGGTATACTCAAGCAGTATCGCAATACCCCAGGAGGTCACCTCCATAATAGCCAAGCTACCCCACGTGTCCTATGTGGTCCCAGCCATTATATTAAGTACTGCGCAGGTTGATGGTGTACCCGTGACAGTAATAGGGATACCAAACCAGTACTTCACGTACTTCGAGGTTAGGATGGTGAGTGGGTCCCTACCCATGGCGTCTGGGGAGGCCATAGTTCAGGACACACTCCTCAGTAAATTGAACATGACCCTGGGGGACACGATATACGTAATCACGTACACAAGCATTCAGGGTGGTACTGAGGTCGTTCCTTTAAAGGTCACGGGGACCTTTAGCAGCATTCTTGGTGGTTTCCTGGGCTTTCACCTCAACATGATCGTTACATCACTAAGCACGTTACAGAATGACCTAAGTGATGAGGGTTTCGTGAATGCCATATTCATTAAGTTGACGGAGGACAACCCAGTGTACCTGAACCAACTCGCCACAGCCCTTAGCCAGTACTTCCCTAATGCGGATGTTTATGAACAGAGCTCCGTACTCAGTTCCATCTCCAACGCCATATCCATGGTGAACCTCTTCTTCATAGTCATAATAATTCTAAGCCTCGTGGTCACTGGGCTAAGCGTGGCCAATACCGCAATGATGAATGTGAGGGAGAGGGTTAGGGAGATAGGCATCCTCAAGGCGTTGGGGGCTTCCAACTCACAGGTGGTGGCTTTATTCCTAATTGAGATATTAATAATGAGCGCCATGGGCTCCGCGCTGGGCATAGCCCTGGGTATAATGGGTGCCTACCTGGCCAGGTACATAATGATACACCTGAACATACCAATAATAATACCCGTCATACTACTACCAAACCTATACGCCTACTCCCTAGTAATAGCCCTGGCAACCTCCATGGTGGCCTCAATACCCTCACTGGTATCCATAATTAGGATTAGGCCCATGGAGGTCCTGAGGATTGAGTGA
- a CDS encoding FAD-dependent oxidoreductase → MDQVPKRVLILGGGVGGVVAAKRIAERIRGRVDAEVVLISDTDYYLLPPLLVNIALGDMEPSKAQLPLSMLGKRGVKVVKAKVTKVDPDNRVVETDQGKFNYDYLLASLGVDFDFTSYNLGVGYHNYTLEGALKLREALRSFNGGRVVVFTPEPIYRCGVYPFEIVAQLDTVFRKRGIRDRVEITLIHPFERPIQPLGPEAVKITEETFARKGIRYIGNAKPVQVDDKEKVVVLANDKVKYDLLIVVPPARLPKPFDGTPLVTEMPNGKWTAINVYTGRSLKYDDVYLPGEHSMPYVGLPTAGVPVHFTALASAAAITGELLGEPVDPAQISAMACAMDYGDLGMMFNCDIKLDLNTNKAVWMGNCYSILTSPLGKLIKDLFYKTWLATTM, encoded by the coding sequence ATGGATCAAGTGCCCAAGAGGGTCCTGATTCTAGGTGGTGGTGTTGGCGGTGTTGTTGCAGCTAAAAGGATTGCAGAGAGGATTAGGGGCCGTGTTGATGCTGAGGTAGTTTTAATAAGCGATACCGATTACTACCTATTACCACCGCTCCTGGTTAACATAGCCCTAGGGGACATGGAACCAAGCAAGGCGCAGTTGCCGCTGTCCATGCTCGGCAAGAGGGGCGTTAAGGTGGTTAAGGCCAAGGTCACTAAGGTGGATCCTGACAATAGGGTTGTGGAGACAGACCAGGGTAAGTTCAACTACGACTACCTACTGGCCAGCCTGGGTGTTGATTTTGATTTCACAAGTTACAACCTAGGCGTTGGCTATCATAATTACACGCTTGAGGGCGCCCTGAAGCTTAGGGAGGCCTTGAGGTCGTTCAATGGGGGCAGGGTTGTGGTGTTCACGCCAGAGCCCATCTACAGGTGTGGTGTTTATCCCTTTGAGATAGTGGCTCAACTGGACACGGTGTTTAGGAAGAGGGGCATTAGGGATAGGGTTGAGATAACCCTGATACACCCCTTCGAGAGGCCCATACAGCCCCTGGGCCCCGAGGCCGTTAAGATAACGGAGGAGACCTTTGCAAGGAAGGGGATTAGGTACATTGGCAATGCCAAGCCCGTCCAGGTTGATGATAAGGAGAAGGTGGTGGTTCTGGCGAATGATAAGGTTAAGTACGACCTACTCATAGTGGTCCCACCGGCTAGGTTACCAAAGCCCTTTGACGGTACACCACTGGTTACTGAGATGCCCAATGGTAAGTGGACGGCAATCAATGTTTATACGGGTAGGAGCCTGAAGTACGATGATGTTTACTTACCCGGTGAGCACTCCATGCCCTACGTTGGCTTACCCACTGCAGGTGTTCCCGTGCACTTCACGGCGCTGGCGAGCGCAGCCGCCATAACTGGGGAGTTGCTTGGGGAGCCCGTGGACCCAGCCCAGATAAGTGCCATGGCGTGCGCCATGGACTACGGTGACCTGGGCATGATGTTCAACTGCGACATAAAGCTGGACCTGAACACGAACAAGGCCGTCTGGATGGGTAATTGCTACAGCATACTAACCTCGCCCCTGGGTAAGCTCATTAAGGATCTATTTTATAAAACCTGGCTAGCAACAACAATGTGA
- a CDS encoding DUF1641 domain-containing protein: MEQVQQVEKSPDEKLAETLNILMENIDELRGLLDQLLELKRSGVIDALMLIVNRFDELLQYLFQDPAVFRLISLLVDGSLGAMNKMDTQDVLRLKGTISELGGCLGKNLDLTNAKPVGGLMGLWRALSDPDVQRGLGIMMALLKAMGKCSSGQK; encoded by the coding sequence ATGGAGCAGGTACAGCAGGTTGAGAAGTCCCCCGATGAGAAGTTGGCGGAGACCCTGAACATACTCATGGAGAACATAGACGAGTTAAGGGGCCTCCTTGATCAGTTGCTAGAGTTGAAAAGGAGCGGTGTTATCGATGCCTTAATGCTCATTGTGAACAGGTTCGATGAACTCCTCCAGTACCTGTTCCAAGACCCAGCTGTGTTTAGGCTAATCTCTCTCCTCGTTGATGGTAGTCTGGGTGCCATGAATAAGATGGATACACAGGACGTGCTCAGGCTAAAGGGGACAATATCAGAACTCGGGGGTTGCCTGGGTAAGAACCTGGACCTAACTAATGCAAAGCCAGTGGGCGGCTTAATGGGCTTATGGAGGGCACTAAGCGACCCTGATGTCCAGAGGGGCCTTGGGATAATGATGGCACTACTAAAGGCAATGGGTAAGTGCTCAAGCGGTCAAAAGTAG
- a CDS encoding MoaD/ThiS family protein, whose amino-acid sequence MKVTIKFLALVYDMVGKLKVDVELPCGSTVSDLIRVIDRTVKPRFSESVINNGRLSEKFLILINGRSIDHLDGLDTRLKDGDEVTILPHCGVA is encoded by the coding sequence ATGAAGGTCACCATTAAATTCCTAGCCCTCGTTTACGACATGGTGGGTAAGTTAAAGGTTGATGTGGAATTACCATGCGGCTCCACGGTAAGCGACCTTATAAGGGTTATTGATAGAACCGTTAAGCCCAGGTTTAGTGAATCAGTTATTAATAATGGCAGGTTAAGCGAGAAGTTCTTAATCCTAATAAATGGTAGGTCCATTGACCACCTGGATGGTCTTGATACTAGGCTTAAGGATGGTGATGAGGTAACCATACTGCCCCACTGCGGTGTTGCTTGA
- a CDS encoding MoaD/ThiS family protein, producing MRVQVKFLASLYEVTKVLKTELDLPDGATIRDLIQAIDQRVSPNFSKVILDDGKLKDQYVILVNGRSVDFLNGLSTKLSNGDEVVFLPPAGGG from the coding sequence ATGAGGGTTCAGGTTAAGTTCCTTGCATCATTGTATGAGGTAACCAAGGTGCTAAAGACCGAGTTGGACCTGCCCGATGGTGCGACTATAAGGGATTTAATACAGGCCATTGATCAGAGGGTTTCGCCTAACTTCTCAAAGGTTATACTTGATGATGGTAAGTTGAAGGATCAATACGTAATCCTGGTTAATGGTAGGTCCGTGGACTTCCTGAATGGTTTAAGTACCAAGTTGAGTAATGGGGATGAGGTTGTATTTTTACCACCAGCGGGTGGTGGTTGA
- the prf1 gene encoding peptide chain release factor aRF-1, giving the protein MKVIINLLKKYRGYATTLISLYINGNRPIPDVVSMLRQEWALASNIKDKTTRTHVQDALERIINSIKGISKAPENGLVIFAGFNMKSPGNYDWVFHAIIPPLPVSTFKYICDTSFHTEILESMMQTSDTYGIIVVERGEAVIALLRGNYWEIVDKVEFFVPNKHSAGGQSALRYKRQTEHLAETFYKLLAERANKIFTELPNLKGIVVAGPGPTKEEFLEEGGLDHRIRDKVIAVVPACCADIGGVLEAIRNAEDKLKETEYVKAKKLMEQVMYLAVKKPEYLVYGKEQVMDAIRKGIARVVIVSEDVGEDEIMGLTMALRNRKDVELFVMPKSVEENLTLTQTFGGYAAILTTPSWIMNQETGQ; this is encoded by the coding sequence TTGAAGGTGATAATAAACCTACTCAAGAAGTACAGGGGTTATGCAACCACGTTAATAAGCCTCTACATAAACGGCAATAGGCCCATACCCGACGTAGTGTCAATGCTGAGGCAGGAGTGGGCGTTGGCTAGCAACATTAAGGACAAGACCACGAGGACCCACGTCCAGGACGCGCTGGAAAGGATCATAAACTCCATAAAGGGTATATCCAAGGCCCCGGAGAATGGCTTGGTAATATTCGCGGGCTTCAACATGAAATCACCAGGTAATTATGACTGGGTATTCCACGCAATAATACCACCGCTCCCAGTGTCCACGTTTAAGTACATATGCGATACATCATTCCACACGGAAATACTGGAATCCATGATGCAGACCAGTGATACCTACGGCATAATAGTCGTTGAGAGGGGAGAGGCAGTCATAGCCCTACTGAGGGGTAATTACTGGGAGATTGTGGATAAGGTGGAGTTCTTCGTACCCAATAAACACTCAGCTGGTGGTCAGTCAGCCCTTAGGTATAAGAGGCAGACGGAGCACCTAGCGGAGACCTTCTACAAGTTATTGGCTGAGAGGGCCAATAAGATATTCACAGAGCTACCAAACTTAAAGGGGATAGTGGTTGCGGGGCCCGGACCCACTAAGGAGGAGTTCCTTGAGGAGGGTGGGCTTGATCATAGGATTAGGGATAAGGTAATTGCGGTGGTGCCAGCGTGCTGTGCGGATATTGGTGGTGTTCTGGAGGCCATTAGGAATGCCGAGGATAAGCTGAAGGAGACGGAGTATGTGAAGGCTAAGAAGCTCATGGAGCAGGTGATGTACCTGGCAGTTAAGAAGCCCGAGTACCTGGTCTATGGTAAGGAGCAGGTGATGGATGCCATAAGGAAGGGCATTGCTAGGGTAGTCATTGTCAGTGAGGATGTGGGTGAGGACGAGATAATGGGCTTGACCATGGCATTGAGGAATAGGAAGGATGTGGAATTATTCGTAATGCCCAAATCAGTGGAGGAGAACCTAACACTCACACAAACCTTTGGGGGCTATGCCGCAATATTAACCACGCCGTCATGGATTATGAACCAGGAAACCGGGCAGTAA
- a CDS encoding thiolase family protein, producing the protein MSQEVVITGFVRTPIGKFGGSLRNVKTPYLAAETIKALLRRTGVDGKLVDEVIFGSTLQGGMGQNISRYAALLAGLPVSVSAFTVNRVCSSGMQSVIEATRALRVGDVGLVIAGGAESMSTAPMALGHEVRWGIKHLIGRDYKLIDLMIHDGLTDPTNQLLMGQEADRVAREHEITREELDMVAYESHMRALKATENGYFQELEPIDLQLNGEHIHLDRDEGIRPDTSLEKLAKLKPAFGPNGLHTAGNSSQLSDGAAALMLTTMDKARELGLKPIARIVGYAWHMTEPWRFPEAPIYVIKKLLDKVNWSINDVDVFEVNEAFAVVNVLVNKELGVPYSKMNIFGGAIALGHPLGASGARIITTLISALRHVGGKRGVAALCHGTGGATAVAIEML; encoded by the coding sequence GTGAGCCAGGAGGTTGTTATAACGGGTTTTGTGAGGACACCAATAGGTAAATTCGGGGGATCCCTGAGGAATGTCAAGACACCGTACCTGGCAGCCGAGACCATAAAGGCGCTCCTAAGGAGGACTGGGGTTGATGGTAAGTTGGTGGATGAGGTTATCTTCGGCTCCACACTACAGGGTGGCATGGGCCAGAACATAAGTAGGTACGCAGCCCTACTGGCGGGCTTACCAGTAAGCGTCAGCGCCTTTACCGTGAACAGGGTCTGCTCATCAGGAATGCAGTCAGTGATAGAGGCCACCAGGGCCCTTAGGGTTGGTGATGTGGGGCTCGTCATTGCCGGTGGTGCGGAGTCCATGAGCACGGCACCCATGGCGCTGGGTCACGAGGTGAGGTGGGGCATTAAGCACTTGATAGGTAGGGATTATAAACTCATTGATTTAATGATCCACGACGGCCTAACAGACCCCACAAACCAATTACTGATGGGCCAGGAGGCGGATAGGGTGGCTAGGGAGCATGAGATAACCAGGGAGGAGCTGGACATGGTGGCCTATGAGAGCCACATGAGGGCCCTAAAGGCCACTGAGAATGGCTACTTCCAGGAGTTGGAGCCCATTGATCTACAACTCAATGGGGAGCATATACACCTTGATAGGGATGAGGGGATAAGGCCGGACACGAGCCTCGAGAAACTGGCCAAGCTAAAGCCAGCCTTCGGACCAAACGGGCTACACACGGCCGGTAATTCATCACAGTTGTCCGATGGGGCTGCTGCGTTGATGCTAACAACCATGGACAAGGCCAGGGAGTTGGGGCTAAAGCCCATTGCGAGGATCGTGGGCTACGCATGGCACATGACCGAACCCTGGAGATTCCCAGAGGCCCCCATCTACGTAATCAAGAAATTACTCGACAAGGTTAATTGGTCCATAAATGATGTAGACGTGTTCGAGGTTAATGAGGCCTTCGCCGTGGTCAACGTACTCGTAAATAAGGAGTTGGGTGTGCCGTATAGTAAGATGAACATCTTTGGAGGGGCCATAGCCCTTGGGCACCCATTGGGTGCCAGTGGTGCTAGAATAATAACCACGTTGATATCGGCATTGAGGCATGTGGGCGGTAAGAGGGGCGTGGCTGCGCTGTGCCATGGAACTGGCGGAGCCACTGCGGTGGCTATTGAGATGCTGTGA
- a CDS encoding polyprenyl synthetase family protein, with the protein MDILERLHSLYGREIDEELKKYLGIDVHPEFRDAVLYQVSTGGKRLRPLIALTSARACGGDYRRALPAAAIVELIHNYSLIYDDIIDEATLRRGKPTVRARYGDNAALLIGIWYREAIEEAILSTRNPPLFAREVARVIREIDEGERLDILMEYAGRRDPYFVENRLGPKLLNNWEELYNTYLRMIRLKTAALMRTSAALGALSVTDDEGCVKALSEYGENLGMAFQVLDDVLDIFGDVRKFGKEIGKDIKEHKLGNIVVVMALRELSEAEKSELLGVLGKVPVGDDDVRRAVELISRTRARENALRVAMEFAGRAEDALGRLGVNEGVEDLREILRFTVTREF; encoded by the coding sequence ATGGACATACTGGAGAGGCTTCACTCACTCTATGGGCGTGAGATTGATGAGGAATTGAAAAAGTACCTGGGCATAGACGTACACCCCGAGTTCAGGGACGCGGTACTCTACCAAGTATCCACTGGGGGTAAGAGGCTGAGGCCACTAATAGCACTGACGTCCGCGAGGGCCTGCGGTGGTGATTACAGGAGGGCATTACCCGCGGCGGCCATTGTGGAGCTAATACATAATTACTCCCTCATCTACGATGACATAATTGATGAGGCAACACTGAGGAGGGGTAAGCCCACGGTGAGGGCCAGGTACGGCGATAACGCGGCGCTGTTAATCGGTATTTGGTATAGGGAGGCCATTGAGGAAGCCATACTAAGCACTAGAAACCCACCGTTATTCGCCAGGGAGGTGGCCAGGGTGATTAGGGAGATTGATGAGGGCGAGAGATTGGACATACTGATGGAGTACGCGGGGCGCAGGGACCCCTACTTCGTCGAGAATAGGCTTGGGCCGAAACTACTCAATAATTGGGAGGAGCTCTACAACACGTACCTAAGGATGATTAGGCTAAAGACAGCGGCGCTCATGAGAACCTCGGCGGCTCTGGGGGCCCTCTCGGTGACGGATGATGAGGGCTGTGTAAAGGCCCTTTCCGAGTACGGCGAGAACCTGGGCATGGCATTCCAGGTGCTTGATGATGTACTGGACATATTCGGCGATGTGAGGAAGTTTGGTAAGGAGATTGGTAAGGATATTAAGGAGCACAAGCTGGGCAACATCGTGGTTGTCATGGCCCTGAGGGAATTGAGCGAGGCGGAGAAGAGCGAGTTACTGGGTGTATTGGGCAAGGTGCCCGTGGGCGATGATGACGTGAGGAGGGCCGTGGAGTTAATATCCAGGACCAGGGCCAGGGAGAACGCCTTGAGGGTAGCCATGGAGTTCGCTGGGAGGGCCGAGGATGCACTGGGTAGGTTGGGGGTTAATGAGGGGGTTGAGGATTTAAGGGAGATACTAAGGTTCACAGTAACCAGGGAATTCTAA